Within the Erpetoichthys calabaricus chromosome 1, fErpCal1.3, whole genome shotgun sequence genome, the region TTTAGACCATTTTCCAGTAATTTATTTTGGGGCTCATGGTCTCCTATTTTAGCTCAGTAGCCAAaatcatttgtatttgttttcagtGTAGGACCACCTCTGCCCTAATTCTCTTTGAACAGGCTCACCTTCATAGGAGAGGACCAACTGCCTGGCAGTGCTGACATTTCACAAGGGTCTTGCCCCTGCTTTTAGTTTTGTGACTAGTCTTTTACTTGTTCCCTTTATTCATTCTTTCTTCATTGTAAATTTGTCTTATTCTTTTCAACTGCctttattaatgtttgtttaatgttttaatttagtttgttaTCTTTTGAATGTGGTTAACAATGCAAATTTCCTAACTAATTTGGTGATTGGCCCTCCAGTGAGATTGCAGCTGTCAGGTGCTGCGTTCAATGGGACTGAAGTTACCAGAAGGCTGTTTAAGTCCCTGGTTGGTGCTATCTCATGTTTTAGAATTTTATGCTTTGTAttagcaatttattttattttttgtaatttttgttgcaGTGAtgtaattttgttcatttttcttgtgGCTGCTGCCATGTTGCCGATAGttgacacatacagtgcatccagaaaatattcacagtgcatcacttttcccacattttgttatgttacagccttattccaaaatggattcaattcattttttcctcagaattctacacacaacaccccataatgacaatgtgaaaaaagtttacttgagatttttgcaaatttattaaaaataaaaaaattgagaaagcacatgtacacaagtattcacagcctttgccgtgaagctcaaaattgagctcaggtgcatcctgtttcccctgatcatccttgagatgtttctacagcttcattggagtccaccttgtggtaaattcagttgactggacaggatttggaaaggcacacacctgtctatataaggtcccacacttgacagttcatgtcagagcacaaaccaagcatgaagtcatgctgtagacctccgagacaggattgtctcgaggcacatatctgggtaaggttacagaaaaatttctgcagctttgaaggtcccaatgagcacagtggcctccatcatccgtaagtggaagaagttcaaaaccaccaggactcttcctagagctggccggccatctaaactgagtgatcgggggagaagggccttagtcagggaggtgaccaagaacctgatggtcactctgtcagagctccagaggtcctctgtggacagaggagaaccttccagaaggacaaccatctctacagcagtccaccaatcaggcctgtatggtagagtggccagacggaagccactccttagtaaaaggcacatgacagcccacctggagtttgccaaaaggcacctgaaggactctgagaccatgagaaacaaaattctctggtttgatgagacaaagattgaactctttggtgtgaatgccaggtgtcacgtttggaggaaaccaggcaccactcatcaccaggccaataccatccctacagtgaagcatggtggtggcagcatcatgctgtggggatgtttttcagcgtcagggactgggagactagtcaggataaagggaaagatgactgcagcaatgtacagagacatcctggatgaaaacctgctccagagcactcttgacttcagattggggcgacggttcatctttcagcaggacaacgaccctaagcacacagccaagatatcaaaggagtggcttcaggacaactctgtgaatttccttgagtggcccagccagagcccagacttgaatctgattgaacatctctggagagatcttaaaatggctgtacaccgacgcttcccatccaacctgatggagcttgagaggtgctgcaaagaggaatgggcgaaactggccaaggataggtgtgccaagcttgtggcatcatattcaaaaagacttgaggctgtaattgctgccaaaggtgcatcgacaaagtattgagcaaaggctgtggatacttatgtacatgggatttctcagtttttttatttttaataaatttgcaaaaacctcaagtaaacttttttcacgttgtcattatggggtgttgtgtgtagaattctgaggaaaaaaatgaatttaatccattttagaataaggctgtaacataacaaaatgtggaaaaagtgatgtgctgtgaatactttctggatgcactgtaggttcCTGTCATAACATTGGTGCCATTAGTGATGTCACTGCACcataaaactataacagatagTGTATAGCAGTGCTGGGTATCCTAATTTTTGGATGAATTTATgtcaaaaaaatacataaataatgaaatattagaAAGCACATCTTGTTAAGGAACCATGTGTTAGATTGCTTACAAGTTGTTTTATGCCTTTAGATTTTGCACAACAGTTTGTTTTGATGAGCAATCTTTGGCCTAATAGTTTGGATTCTTGACTGCATTTTTGACTTCACCTCCCATGTCATTTTTTACTCAGTTCCCATCTTTCTCAGTCAAACACATTACATTACACAAAgcttttttctgcagttatgattagattttgtttacatttttttctcattattcagAACTGTGGTTATGGTCATATGGCTTCATAACCTgctgaatataaataataataaataataatcatcatttaatttatatagcacttttctctcaactcactactcaaagcactttacacagtgagtgtggaaccacttcaaccaccactaatgtgtagcatccacatggatgtgacggcagccatttttgcaccagtacactcgtcacacatgagctattaggcggtgaagtggtgagagagagagacagggggtgattagggggccagaaatGACAAAACCCACGAGGGGCATTTTAGCTAGGATATCAGGATACACCCTTCTCTTTAtcaaggatgcccagggatctttatgaccacagacagcCAGGACCTCAGtgttatgtctcatccaaaggatgaagccatttttacagcacagtgtccccatcactgcactgggcatTAGAATCCACACTcacaccacagggtaagtgccccctgctggcctcaccaaaactctcttccagcagcaaaccagcCTTTACCTAGATGGTCTCCATCCAAGGCCAAACAGGTGGGAGAACTCTTCTGAAGTACAGGTTGTGGTGTGGCTACTGGTGATtgaaatgacatttatttttgattgaaaGTCTTTCTAACAGTCGAAATGTATTCACATCTTTAACAATGTCACTTTGTTTGTGTTGTGGTTACCCCCGGTTTTCAGTCAAGATTACTTTAGCATTAATTTGAGACAAAGACCAGAGAAGAACTGAATATGACACAACCACTGCAACGGTATAAAGGTCAGCTCTGTGTACTTTCTAGTTATCTGAGATTGTGGATTTGAAAAATACAAGCTATTTGGTGCATAATAAATATGAGTGCTACAAATTTTCAGCAACAAATTTTAGGATTTGTTTTTAACTTAGATGACAGATTagactttttattatttgaatgttTCATCTTATGCTTCTAAAAATAAACCAACACTTCCTTCTGGTCACTCAGCTGTGGCATTAGTGGCACATTCCAAAAATGTTCTTTGGCTTCTCCGAGGTGGACATTTGGTTTTAGcaattgtatgtttttaataaactgttttGACTTCAGACTTTTCATTTTTGGATTAGCACTTGTCATCACTTAGTAGAAAAAAAGTTTTCACATTGAATTTCGACTAGCAGCAGTTTCTTTATTAAGGTCATTtccattaattctttttttatattataatattttgtatttagcatttttttttctcttgagattagactgaactaaatatttttagcTTTTGACCTTCACATTCTGCTTGCCAATCCCAAACTCCAGAAAGATAACAATCAACTCCCTCACACCATCACTCTTACTCTGCAGTTATAGCAGTGAGTGCCCATTTGTACCATCTTCTCACATTCATCTCTGGGTTCATCTTTCATTTACATTCTGGGTAAGAGGTGGTTCTACACTCTTGTTAGACCGACGAGCACCTGACACACCAGTAAGATGCACCTTGGACTTGTCTGTCATGTTTAGATATACTGATGCTACAGTGCATATCAGGCTCTTGGGGGTACATACCCTAATCTTGACTCCCCCTCAATTGCAGAAGGGCTTATGAACATCTAAAGTCTGGTCCCTTTTCAGAATCCTTTCCTCATCTGTGGTATATATTGTTGGTTCTCTCTTTCTGTGGTAAATGTGTCTCAGAGGTCTGCCTTGACTTCTTCCCTGTTAAAGATATGTACTTACAGTAATGCCCATTATAGTCTTTATATGTATAAGCATACAGATGGCACGCATGTGCATTTACAATCATTtgtaatttaatcaattttatgatattttaagCTTGCAGACCAAACGAAAGACAAAAATATGATGGAAGAGACAAAAGAACTtactgaaaaactaaaggaaagtcAGGCAGTATCAGAAGattataaaagtatttatttctatGATCGAGGTCACCTAAGTCCAAGTGTGCATCATAAAGATGAAGACAGTAAGGAAGCAACTTTCACCTTGACTAATGTTGTACCTCAATTTGCTGCACTAAACAATGGAAAATGGGGTAtttatgaaagtgaaaaaatgaaaacatttgtaaatgaaaacaaatgcgCCAAAACATATGTCATCGTTGGAGTTACTCGAGGAGACAAGATCAAGAATCGAATTAATAAGCCAAGCCACCTGTGGACTGTTGCCTGCTGTGTGGATCAGAATGAGCGTCCCATGAAGTTCTTTGGCTACATtgctgaaaatgacaaaaatgaagtaGAGTCTATTAGTCTTGAGGATCTACAGAAGAAACTCAAAGAAGCTTTTAATGAAGACGTGCATCTGTTTGCTGACAAATGTGGTGCCacatttaaatgagaaatctCACACAATGATGATTTTATCtgagccttcttcttcttccctttcCATTTTGCTAAATGCTCACTTGCTGAGATGTACCCTCAAGGCTGTTTAAATCTATTTCAATATTTAGAAGATCAGCGAATCATTAGCTTCAAtactttgtttatgtattttttgcctTCTGTGTTGATTGAATTAGAGATCTTttggttttctgttttgctttctttttttctgcactACGTTATTATTTTGCTGGTAGTTGCATTGCATGGTCTGTAACTCAGTTCACGGTATCTGGATAGGATATCAGGCCATCTCctgctaaaaaataaatacataaataaagattgattgaatgATCTGCAACTGTTCTTGTCGTAGCTTAATTAAATCTTATTCTTGTCTGAGGCTCAACCTGAAGGAGTGCTAACATTGAGATTTTATCTCtcgaagaggtaaaaaaaaacaaggtacTGTTTCCTCCACCATGTTACATTTTACACTGTGGCCCAGTATGACGCTAGTGGTGACTCCTTCAATGGTTTCACCTTAACATCATAAACATGCTGCAAACTAACAAAACACACTGAATCACGATAGGCCTGTCATGAATTTAATGAGACCAACTTATTAAAATGTATCATCGCCACCTCGCATCTTGTCAATTTAATGGCTCTCACATGCCACAAGTCTTGCTGCAGTTTGCTTTATTGTTAGGCTTCTGGGTAATTGTGCAATAGCGAGCAGTGTGTTCATCAAACCCATCACAAGTGGAATACAAAATATCACAGCACTGCACTATCCAGCTTAAAGCGAAACTTCACAAATGAGcaacagaagcaaacaaaaagttAAGGAGATCGCATGGACGTAAGATTTTATCCCAAGGTGCACTTTTCCCACACATAACAGAGTTTCTCTGCTGTGGTTTACCTGCTCATGAGTTTGGACAAGATGTTAAGTTTCAGCTCCTCAAACTTCAGCACAGCCTCACGTCTCCTAACCAACGACAGAATAAGAGTGTAGATCATTAATTTGACTCCAAATGATTACTTTTAGTCTTAAACACCAATTCCGTCTTTATGAGAGGAGTTAATTATAAGTTACTGTAATACCTGAGTTAACTTGACTTACAATTGTTTGCGAAGCCTTAGGTTTTATACCCCTAGGAGGCAATCCGACTGTGACAAGAAGTCTCTTATTTATATCTAACCTCAGGGGTTAAGTGCTATCTAACAttcttcttcttaataataaaaCCTTAGGCGGTCATTAGCTTTATTAGTGTACGTTACATAACATTTTGTATGTAACATCAAAAGCACCATTTCTTAGCGTaaatttcagaataaaacctTGGAGGCTTAATAACTTTACTCAATGTGTGCTTCATTTAATTCAAAACCTATCTGTTAAAgaattatgaatattattattacaccaaTTATGAATGTTATGATTGCAAACCTCAGAGGCCAAGTTACACCATGTGTTCACAGAACATAACAAATTTCATAAaccagaggagaccattcattcgATCAAGCCCGTTTGCTTAACtagtagctaagctgtctcaacatctcatccagattctccctaaaggttctcaaggtttctgcttcaactccatgtctctgtagtttgtttatTCACCTAGCCCCACCCAATCAATGGTCACGCAAGTGTTTAGCCACACCCAGCCTACTGTCACTCAAGTGTTTAGCCACACCCAGCCTACTGTCACTCAAGCATCTAGGCCCATCCACTCAACTGAGACTCAAGTGTTTAGTGATGCCCAGACTGCTGCTGCACAAaagcataagaaatctgacaacccagtggagaccattcagtccatcaagtccttttgttttgctaatagctaagctgtccagatatctcatccagatttttcaaggtttctgcttcaactccatgtcctggtagtttgttccagagtcccacaactctatGTGTAaataagtgcttcctggcttcagttgtAAATGGAAATCCCCTTAAAttcccactgatgtcctcgagtacaaagtgattcacccttaagctgaaggaatgttgctggatctactttatcaatgtctttgagggtTCTGAAGACCTatattaggtccccatgcagtctccactgatcaagactaaacagatttaattctttgagtctgtcacagtaggacatgtccttcattcccatgatgcacttggttgttctcctgttcacagcttcaagtgctgctatgtctcttGTACTGTGATGCCCAGAACTTCACACAACACTGCAGATGTGATCTTACCAGTGCATTAAATAGTTTAATCATAACGACCCTTGACTTAGTAAATTCAATAGTTTGGTTCTGTGCATTGTTTAGTCAATGAAATTGTCAACATAAACCCTGTGAAATAATCAGacttgacacacacaaaaaggtttggggcaaccacatAGAAGGGTGTCTGTCAACTCCTCTCTGTATACCTGACCTTGACTTATGAAATATTGGTGGTGTCCAGTTtgctaagtaaaataaaaaatatacagacaaAGGGCTTTTTGTGATGTAACCCTTGCTGTACTAATGTGCactaggatatatatatatgctcatgattctctttgaatatatgcaaatcatcaattttaagaatatacttttctatataTGCAACAAGAGTTCCGTTAAAATCAGGACCCATTGTTATTTTACCAATCTGTTACCATCCAGCCATGGCTACTTACTGCATGGAGCCTGTTATCGATCTACAGgtgctttctggaaccttcatgtggatgggactATTGGGAAGCAAAAATAGTTCCCCTGTTTCATTGCTCTGAAGAGCCACCCTGGcacctttgtttttaagagtgtacatgaGATGGCTTGCACGCATATccatcttgcttaactgg harbors:
- the LOC114642750 gene encoding endonuclease domain-containing 1 protein-like isoform X1 — encoded protein: MLLLVLVIFGCLTTQGNFEVMKRGEFTCREFFHKQTEPKGLVPDKAARICQTYKNKVHFATMYDRENRIPIYSAYKYESGGPRPYGTWYLEPQLADQTKDKNMMEETKELTEKLKESQAVSEDYKSIYFYDRGHLSPSVHHKDEDSKEATFTLTNVVPQFAALNNGKWGIYESEKMKTFVNENKCAKTYVIVGVTRGDKIKNRINKPSHLWTVACCVDQNERPMKFFGYIAENDKNEVESISLEDLQKKLKEAFNEDVHLFADKCGATFK
- the LOC114642750 gene encoding endonuclease domain-containing 1 protein-like isoform X2; protein product: MLLLVLMILRFLTTQGNFEVMKRGEFTCREFFHKQTEPKGLVPDKAARICQTYKNKVHFATMYDRENRIPIYSAYKYESGGPRPYGTWYLEPQLADQTKDKNMMEETKELTEKLKESQAVSEDYKSIYFYDRGHLSPSVHHKDEDSKEATFTLTNVVPQFAALNNGKWGIYESEKMKTFVNENKCAKTYVIVGVTRGDKIKNRINKPSHLWTVACCVDQNERPMKFFGYIAENDKNEVESISLEDLQKKLKEAFNEDVHLFADKCGATFK